In the genome of Epinephelus lanceolatus isolate andai-2023 chromosome 18, ASM4190304v1, whole genome shotgun sequence, one region contains:
- the lmtk2 gene encoding serine/threonine-protein kinase LMTK2 isoform X2 — translation MQSPAEVYTLAVSPVALPGPPHLQPPVRITEGSAGFQVARHSLSYIQEIGNGWFGQVLLSEIYTDPGGARVVVKELKANASAKEQNDFLQQGDPYRVLQHPNILQCLGQCVEAIPFLLVFEYCEMGDLRGYLSQQDWMFRNAELLQLQRMACEIAAGVTHLHKHNFLHSDLALRNCYLTADLTVKVGDYGIGPYRYKEDYIITEDDVYAPLRWLAPELVGERHGGVITLEQSKPSNVWALGVTLWELFENATQPYPHLSDREVLNHVIKEQQVKLFKPQLELPYSDRWHEVLQFCWLSPDKRATAEEVHRLLIYLRMQGQKDIEEDFEQRWDALKPNPSTRQTTVSHSSFPILEQFADDALRQEIDEVLTVTETSKGLSFEYVWEAAKHDHYDGSHGRSGMDTTLNYHSMFFPVSSEDIQAHFPDPVARAAGTESGNTPSGIPGIVPVFDAQKPSNGNEYYIQLEEPGESTVGEDGNREQDMDFSSGRQDFVVLQDVRLDESSTDADFFHQSIDSKDSYLPDSHIWSSLENDSPYHTNIFTDGGSKQEDSPSWRQSFMELPERNGNPFHERAPLEVQEVDTDKNNGDSFLGDSSEAPHVMDSLEVEGEKTDVKRLLNTEKLADNFMFLKDQNLMKGGSSLSSPQENFLLPGLAHEPEERFKMSSWDNLENLGSLLTADTYLKPAASSTSSRQELLDSPSTSLGELCPSLVKNETLVPFITVDTDDNTSNQLPVRSSSSTEDLGLLQSSDGGKDSGFDSTSERFEVIISQTDDHTPAFSESATTDSLCTDAKIPSLEDDQGTSKDNVQPVGSEMPENLQVQASDNGHSEDLTSNDLLSELIEDADIELETTLSDHEESFMDTNGGPIVRSSLLVSGPSLDQISQDSLLEDSMSTTLPTVDNSAETPDSLDSLDIHRLGEQGEELSAQIPQHKLQPPYKISDSGYETENLESPEWNSQPTVKDHSPAKNGTSVAKEEEETEELTAAKNLVPPEIIISEVEGVLDAQSESPQPDHEAPPEEPLMGSNYRDSAYFSDNESEPEKKSEETVAGGSGEVTWLRNSTDAVSGAAGGSAPEVSVVRDVDSLLSLQESSQAAEAQTDAETHPDVGSVLPEADVDISEKSEKEVTEATNSQNEDGNKPDLLKDITSPDQPDPSDGIETPTPAPPVAPSEPEPKNTGHAKLTRTYASDGHKIKEPDMEGRYLGRRDGSGQEDGVDADEEDENSDDSDDDMRGYQLHSSSSDSEDDTVHTVPLIISDDSSAKNLKSLLKPTTLNIQASSSPFPVRGSEDHSRRSVSFFDDVTVYLFDQETPTKELGDHSSGSHNQAPEFSSPVPTASYLNRFTNSESSTDEEGGGFEWDDDFSTAPAFLPKTDKDPVSKTMSSTAASRFSSPPPAAGRVLEPSWSASSNYSRFSISPASIASFSLTHLTDSDIEQGGSSEDGEKD, via the exons ATGCAGTCGCCAGCCGAGGTTTACACCCTCGCTGTGTCCCCTGTGGCCCTGCCTGGACCCCCCCACCTCCAACCTCCTGTCCGCATCACAG AGGGATCTGCAGGCTTTCAGGTAGCACGTCACAGTCTGAGTTATATCCAGGAGATCGGCAACGGCTGGTTTGGACAG GTCCTTCTGAGTGAAATCTACACAGACCCAGGGGGTGCCAGAGTGGTGGTGAAGGAGTTAAAAGCTAATGCAAGTGCCAAGGAGCAGAATGATTTCCTGCAGCAAGGGGATCCATACAg AGTGCTGCAGCACCCAAACATCCTCCAATGCCTGGGGCAGTGTGTCGAGGCCATTCCCTTCTTGCTTGTTTTTGAGTACTGTGAAATG gggGATTTGCGTGGCTATCTGTCTCAGCAGGATTGGATGTTCCGAAATGCTgagttgctgcagctgcagaggaTGGCCTGTGAAATTGCTGCTGGTGTCACTCACCTTCACAAACACAACTTCCTGCACAG TGATTTAGCTCTGAGGAATTGCTACCTGACTGCAGATCTTACAGTCAAAGTGGGAGACTATGGCATTGGACCCTACAGATACAAA GAGGATTACATCATCACAGAGGATGATGTGTATGCACCTCTTCGCTGGTTGGCTCCTGAGCTGGTGGGTGAGCGCCATGGGGGTGTGATTACACTGGAGCAGTCCAAGCCCAGCAATGTGTG GGCCTTGGGGGTCACACTGTGGGAGCTCTTTGAGAACGCCACTCAGCCGTACCCCCATCTCTCCGATCGGGAGGTTCTCAATCACGTGATCAAGGAACAACAAGTCAAACTCTTTAAGCCACAGCTGGAGCTTCCTTATTCTGACAGATG GCACGAGGTCCTGCAGTTCTGCTGGCTGTCTCCAGACAAGCGGGCCACAGCAGAGGAAGTTCACCGTCTGCTCATCTATCTCCGCATGCAAGGCCAGAAGGACATAGAAGAAGACTTTGAGCAACGTTGGGATGCTCTCAAGCCCAACCCTTCCACGCGGCAGACCACTGTCAGCCACTCCTCTTTCCCAATCCTGGAACAGTTCGCCGATGATGCCCTGCGACAAGAGATCGACGAAGTTCTCACTGTCACTGAAACAAGCAAAGGTCTCAGCTTTGAGTATGTTTGGGAGGCAGCCAAGCATGACCACTACGATGGCAGCCACGGACGTTCAGGCATGGACACAACGTTAAACTATCACAGCATGTTCTTTCCCGTTTCCAGCGAAGACATCCAAGCTCATTTCCCCGATCCTGTAGCCAGAGCAGCGGGCACAGAAAGTGGAAACACTCCTTCAGGAATTCCTGGGATTGTACCAGTGTTTGATGCACAAAAGCCATCTAATGGAAATGAATACTATATACAACTAGAAGAACCAGGGGAGAGCACTGTAGGGGAAGATGGGAACAGAGAGCAAGACATGGACTTCAGTTCAGGCCGGCAAGACTTTGTTGTTCTACAAGATGTCCGTCTGGATGAGTCTAGCACTGATGCTGATTTTTTCCACCAAAGTATTGACTCCAAGGATTCCTATTTACCAGACAGCCACATCTGGTCGTCTCTTGAAAATGACAGTCCATAccacaccaacattttcacagATGGGGGGTCCAAGCAAGAGGACTCTCCATCCTGGAGACAGAGTTTTATGGAGCTTCCAGAACGCAATGGCAACCCTTTCCATGAACGTGCACCTTTAGAAGTCCAGGAGGTGGATACAGATAAAAACAATGGGGACTCTTTTTTAGGGGATAGTTCAGAAGCTCCTCACGTGATGGATTCTTTGGAAGTGGAGGGGGAGAAAACAGATGTGAAGAGGCTTCTGAACACTGAAAAACTAGCTGATAACTTTATGTTTCTCAAAGACCAGAACCTAATGAAAGGCGGATCAAGTCTCTCAAGTCCACAGGAGAATTTTCTTTTACCTGGCCTTGCCCATGAACCAGAAGAAAGATTCAAAATGAGCTCTTGGGACAACCTTGAGAATTTAGGCAGCTTATTAACAGCAGACACTTATTTAAAACCTGCAGCAAGTAGCACATCCTCTAGACAGGAACTTTTAGATTCCCCAAGTACCAGCTTGGGAGAGTTATGTCCGTCTCTGGtaaaaaatgaaacactggTGCCTTTCATTACAGTGGACACAGACGATAACACAAGCAACCAGCTGCCAGTTAGAAGTAGTTCTTCCACCGAAGACCTTGGTCTGCTGCAATCCTCCGACGGAGGTAAAGACTCTGGTTTTGATTCTACCTCAGAGAGGTTTGAGGTTATCATCAGTCAGACTGATGACCACACCCCTGCATTCTCTGAAAGTGCCACTACAGACTCATTGTGCACAGATGCCAAAATTCCCAGCCTTGAAGATGACCAAGGAACCTCAAAGGATAATGTTCAGCCCGTAGGAAGTGAAATGCCTGAAAACCTCCAAGTCCAAGCATCAGACAACGGACACAGTGAAGACCTCACAAGTAACGATCTGTTGAGTGAGCTTATTGAGGATGCGGACATAGAACTGGAAACCACTCTGTCTGACCACGAAGAATCCTTTATGGACACTAATGGGGGCCCTATTGTCAGATCTTCTCTGTTGGTCTCTGGGCCATCTTTGGACCAGATCAGCCAGGACAGTTTACTGGAAGACAGTATGTCCACCACTCTACCAACTGTAGATAACTCAGCCGAGACGCCAGACTCTTTAGACTCTCTCGATATCCACAGGCTAGGCGAACAAGGAGAAGAGCTGAGTGCTCAAATACCCCAacacaaactgcagcctccaTACAAAATATCAGACAGCGGGTATGAGACGGAGAACCTGGAGTCTCCCGAGTGGAACTCTCAGCCTACTGTTAAAGACCACTCTCCGGCAAAAAATGGCACGAGTGTTGccaaagaagaggaggagacagaggagctcaCAGCTGCGAAGAATCTGGTCCCACCAGAAATCATCATCTCCGAAGTAGAGGGTGTGCTGGATGCTCAGAGTGAGAGCCCACAGCCAGATCATGAAGCTCCACCTGAGGAGCCTCTCATGGGCAGTAATTACAGAGACTCTGCCTACTTCTCAGACAATGAATCAGAACCTGAGAAAAAATCTGAAGAAACGGTTGCAGGAGGTTCTGGTGAAGTCACGTGGCTGAGGAACTCTACTGATGCGGTCAGCGGGGCCGCAGGAGGGTCAGCACCGGAGGTCAGCGTGGTCAGAGATGTAGATTCTTTACTTTCCCTGCAAGAATCTTCTCAAGCTGCTGAAGCACAGACTGATGCAGAAACACATCCTGATGTTGGGAGTGTGTTACCGGAGGCAGATGTAGACATCTCAGAAAAAAGCGAGAAGGAGGTGACAGAGGCTACAAACAGTCAAAATGAAGATGGAAACAAACCAGATTTGTTAAAAGACATCACATCTCCTGATCAACCAGATCCATCAGACGGTATAGAAACCCCaactccagctcctcctgttgcCCCATCAGAGCCAGAGCCAAAGAACACAGGTCACGCTAAACTAACCAGGACCTACGCGAGTGATGGTCATAAGATAAAAGAGCCGGACATGGAGGGGCGTTACCTGGGGAGGCGGGATGGCTCGGGTCAGGAGGATGGCGTAGATGCAGACGAGGAGGACGAGAACAGCGACGACTCCGATGATGACATGCGTGGATACCAGCTACACAGTTCCAGCTCAGACAGTGAGGATGATACCGTGCATACAGTGCCGCTCATTATCTCAGATGATAGCAGTGCGAAGAACCTGAAGAGCTTGTTGAAACCCACCACGCTGAACATTCAGGCATCATCTTCACCGTTTCCTGTGAGGGGCAGTGAAGATCACTCCAGAAGATCTGTGTCTTTCTTTGATGATGTCACCGTCTACCTGTTTGACCAG GAGACCCCCACCAAGGAACTGGGTGACCACTCCTCAGGCTCACACAATCAGGCACCAGAGTTCAGCAGCCCAGTGCCCACTGCCAGCTACCTGAACCGGTTCACCAACTCTGAAAGCTCCACCGATGAAGAAG GTGGTGGTTTTGAGTGGGATGATGACTTCTCCACGGCGCCTGCCTTCCTGCCCAAGACGGATAAAGACCCCGTCTCGAAAACGATGTCCTCAACTGCAGCATCCCGCTTTTCCTCTCCGCCTCCCGCAGCAGGGCGCGTGCTGGAGCCCAGCTGGTCCGCCTCCTCGAACTACTCCCGCTTCTCCATCTCGCCGGCCAGCATCGCCAGCTTCTCCCTGACACATCTCACCGACTCTGACATCGAGCAAGGAG GGAGCAGTGAAGACGGAGAGAAGGACTAG
- the lmtk2 gene encoding serine/threonine-protein kinase LMTK2 isoform X1: MESRHGYVLLLASGIFLSAFWLSEGAPLQYPHTSGGGTGDTSVSLYLSLAVSLTALVALVVLLVNCVTCCKEREINFKEFEDHFDDEIDFTPPAEDTPSMQSPAEVYTLAVSPVALPGPPHLQPPVRITEGSAGFQVARHSLSYIQEIGNGWFGQVLLSEIYTDPGGARVVVKELKANASAKEQNDFLQQGDPYRVLQHPNILQCLGQCVEAIPFLLVFEYCEMGDLRGYLSQQDWMFRNAELLQLQRMACEIAAGVTHLHKHNFLHSDLALRNCYLTADLTVKVGDYGIGPYRYKEDYIITEDDVYAPLRWLAPELVGERHGGVITLEQSKPSNVWALGVTLWELFENATQPYPHLSDREVLNHVIKEQQVKLFKPQLELPYSDRWHEVLQFCWLSPDKRATAEEVHRLLIYLRMQGQKDIEEDFEQRWDALKPNPSTRQTTVSHSSFPILEQFADDALRQEIDEVLTVTETSKGLSFEYVWEAAKHDHYDGSHGRSGMDTTLNYHSMFFPVSSEDIQAHFPDPVARAAGTESGNTPSGIPGIVPVFDAQKPSNGNEYYIQLEEPGESTVGEDGNREQDMDFSSGRQDFVVLQDVRLDESSTDADFFHQSIDSKDSYLPDSHIWSSLENDSPYHTNIFTDGGSKQEDSPSWRQSFMELPERNGNPFHERAPLEVQEVDTDKNNGDSFLGDSSEAPHVMDSLEVEGEKTDVKRLLNTEKLADNFMFLKDQNLMKGGSSLSSPQENFLLPGLAHEPEERFKMSSWDNLENLGSLLTADTYLKPAASSTSSRQELLDSPSTSLGELCPSLVKNETLVPFITVDTDDNTSNQLPVRSSSSTEDLGLLQSSDGGKDSGFDSTSERFEVIISQTDDHTPAFSESATTDSLCTDAKIPSLEDDQGTSKDNVQPVGSEMPENLQVQASDNGHSEDLTSNDLLSELIEDADIELETTLSDHEESFMDTNGGPIVRSSLLVSGPSLDQISQDSLLEDSMSTTLPTVDNSAETPDSLDSLDIHRLGEQGEELSAQIPQHKLQPPYKISDSGYETENLESPEWNSQPTVKDHSPAKNGTSVAKEEEETEELTAAKNLVPPEIIISEVEGVLDAQSESPQPDHEAPPEEPLMGSNYRDSAYFSDNESEPEKKSEETVAGGSGEVTWLRNSTDAVSGAAGGSAPEVSVVRDVDSLLSLQESSQAAEAQTDAETHPDVGSVLPEADVDISEKSEKEVTEATNSQNEDGNKPDLLKDITSPDQPDPSDGIETPTPAPPVAPSEPEPKNTGHAKLTRTYASDGHKIKEPDMEGRYLGRRDGSGQEDGVDADEEDENSDDSDDDMRGYQLHSSSSDSEDDTVHTVPLIISDDSSAKNLKSLLKPTTLNIQASSSPFPVRGSEDHSRRSVSFFDDVTVYLFDQETPTKELGDHSSGSHNQAPEFSSPVPTASYLNRFTNSESSTDEEGGGFEWDDDFSTAPAFLPKTDKDPVSKTMSSTAASRFSSPPPAAGRVLEPSWSASSNYSRFSISPASIASFSLTHLTDSDIEQGGSSEDGEKD, encoded by the exons GTGGAGGCACAGGGGACACGTCTGTGTCTCTCTACCTGTCCCTGGCGGTGTCACTGACGGCGCTTGTGGCCTTGGTGGTATTGCTAGTGAACTGTGTGACCTGCTGCAAGGAAAGGGAGATCAACTTCAAG GAGTTCGAGGACCACTTTGACGATGAGATCGACTTCACACCACCAGCAGAGGACACACCTTCTATGCAGTCGCCAGCCGAGGTTTACACCCTCGCTGTGTCCCCTGTGGCCCTGCCTGGACCCCCCCACCTCCAACCTCCTGTCCGCATCACAG AGGGATCTGCAGGCTTTCAGGTAGCACGTCACAGTCTGAGTTATATCCAGGAGATCGGCAACGGCTGGTTTGGACAG GTCCTTCTGAGTGAAATCTACACAGACCCAGGGGGTGCCAGAGTGGTGGTGAAGGAGTTAAAAGCTAATGCAAGTGCCAAGGAGCAGAATGATTTCCTGCAGCAAGGGGATCCATACAg AGTGCTGCAGCACCCAAACATCCTCCAATGCCTGGGGCAGTGTGTCGAGGCCATTCCCTTCTTGCTTGTTTTTGAGTACTGTGAAATG gggGATTTGCGTGGCTATCTGTCTCAGCAGGATTGGATGTTCCGAAATGCTgagttgctgcagctgcagaggaTGGCCTGTGAAATTGCTGCTGGTGTCACTCACCTTCACAAACACAACTTCCTGCACAG TGATTTAGCTCTGAGGAATTGCTACCTGACTGCAGATCTTACAGTCAAAGTGGGAGACTATGGCATTGGACCCTACAGATACAAA GAGGATTACATCATCACAGAGGATGATGTGTATGCACCTCTTCGCTGGTTGGCTCCTGAGCTGGTGGGTGAGCGCCATGGGGGTGTGATTACACTGGAGCAGTCCAAGCCCAGCAATGTGTG GGCCTTGGGGGTCACACTGTGGGAGCTCTTTGAGAACGCCACTCAGCCGTACCCCCATCTCTCCGATCGGGAGGTTCTCAATCACGTGATCAAGGAACAACAAGTCAAACTCTTTAAGCCACAGCTGGAGCTTCCTTATTCTGACAGATG GCACGAGGTCCTGCAGTTCTGCTGGCTGTCTCCAGACAAGCGGGCCACAGCAGAGGAAGTTCACCGTCTGCTCATCTATCTCCGCATGCAAGGCCAGAAGGACATAGAAGAAGACTTTGAGCAACGTTGGGATGCTCTCAAGCCCAACCCTTCCACGCGGCAGACCACTGTCAGCCACTCCTCTTTCCCAATCCTGGAACAGTTCGCCGATGATGCCCTGCGACAAGAGATCGACGAAGTTCTCACTGTCACTGAAACAAGCAAAGGTCTCAGCTTTGAGTATGTTTGGGAGGCAGCCAAGCATGACCACTACGATGGCAGCCACGGACGTTCAGGCATGGACACAACGTTAAACTATCACAGCATGTTCTTTCCCGTTTCCAGCGAAGACATCCAAGCTCATTTCCCCGATCCTGTAGCCAGAGCAGCGGGCACAGAAAGTGGAAACACTCCTTCAGGAATTCCTGGGATTGTACCAGTGTTTGATGCACAAAAGCCATCTAATGGAAATGAATACTATATACAACTAGAAGAACCAGGGGAGAGCACTGTAGGGGAAGATGGGAACAGAGAGCAAGACATGGACTTCAGTTCAGGCCGGCAAGACTTTGTTGTTCTACAAGATGTCCGTCTGGATGAGTCTAGCACTGATGCTGATTTTTTCCACCAAAGTATTGACTCCAAGGATTCCTATTTACCAGACAGCCACATCTGGTCGTCTCTTGAAAATGACAGTCCATAccacaccaacattttcacagATGGGGGGTCCAAGCAAGAGGACTCTCCATCCTGGAGACAGAGTTTTATGGAGCTTCCAGAACGCAATGGCAACCCTTTCCATGAACGTGCACCTTTAGAAGTCCAGGAGGTGGATACAGATAAAAACAATGGGGACTCTTTTTTAGGGGATAGTTCAGAAGCTCCTCACGTGATGGATTCTTTGGAAGTGGAGGGGGAGAAAACAGATGTGAAGAGGCTTCTGAACACTGAAAAACTAGCTGATAACTTTATGTTTCTCAAAGACCAGAACCTAATGAAAGGCGGATCAAGTCTCTCAAGTCCACAGGAGAATTTTCTTTTACCTGGCCTTGCCCATGAACCAGAAGAAAGATTCAAAATGAGCTCTTGGGACAACCTTGAGAATTTAGGCAGCTTATTAACAGCAGACACTTATTTAAAACCTGCAGCAAGTAGCACATCCTCTAGACAGGAACTTTTAGATTCCCCAAGTACCAGCTTGGGAGAGTTATGTCCGTCTCTGGtaaaaaatgaaacactggTGCCTTTCATTACAGTGGACACAGACGATAACACAAGCAACCAGCTGCCAGTTAGAAGTAGTTCTTCCACCGAAGACCTTGGTCTGCTGCAATCCTCCGACGGAGGTAAAGACTCTGGTTTTGATTCTACCTCAGAGAGGTTTGAGGTTATCATCAGTCAGACTGATGACCACACCCCTGCATTCTCTGAAAGTGCCACTACAGACTCATTGTGCACAGATGCCAAAATTCCCAGCCTTGAAGATGACCAAGGAACCTCAAAGGATAATGTTCAGCCCGTAGGAAGTGAAATGCCTGAAAACCTCCAAGTCCAAGCATCAGACAACGGACACAGTGAAGACCTCACAAGTAACGATCTGTTGAGTGAGCTTATTGAGGATGCGGACATAGAACTGGAAACCACTCTGTCTGACCACGAAGAATCCTTTATGGACACTAATGGGGGCCCTATTGTCAGATCTTCTCTGTTGGTCTCTGGGCCATCTTTGGACCAGATCAGCCAGGACAGTTTACTGGAAGACAGTATGTCCACCACTCTACCAACTGTAGATAACTCAGCCGAGACGCCAGACTCTTTAGACTCTCTCGATATCCACAGGCTAGGCGAACAAGGAGAAGAGCTGAGTGCTCAAATACCCCAacacaaactgcagcctccaTACAAAATATCAGACAGCGGGTATGAGACGGAGAACCTGGAGTCTCCCGAGTGGAACTCTCAGCCTACTGTTAAAGACCACTCTCCGGCAAAAAATGGCACGAGTGTTGccaaagaagaggaggagacagaggagctcaCAGCTGCGAAGAATCTGGTCCCACCAGAAATCATCATCTCCGAAGTAGAGGGTGTGCTGGATGCTCAGAGTGAGAGCCCACAGCCAGATCATGAAGCTCCACCTGAGGAGCCTCTCATGGGCAGTAATTACAGAGACTCTGCCTACTTCTCAGACAATGAATCAGAACCTGAGAAAAAATCTGAAGAAACGGTTGCAGGAGGTTCTGGTGAAGTCACGTGGCTGAGGAACTCTACTGATGCGGTCAGCGGGGCCGCAGGAGGGTCAGCACCGGAGGTCAGCGTGGTCAGAGATGTAGATTCTTTACTTTCCCTGCAAGAATCTTCTCAAGCTGCTGAAGCACAGACTGATGCAGAAACACATCCTGATGTTGGGAGTGTGTTACCGGAGGCAGATGTAGACATCTCAGAAAAAAGCGAGAAGGAGGTGACAGAGGCTACAAACAGTCAAAATGAAGATGGAAACAAACCAGATTTGTTAAAAGACATCACATCTCCTGATCAACCAGATCCATCAGACGGTATAGAAACCCCaactccagctcctcctgttgcCCCATCAGAGCCAGAGCCAAAGAACACAGGTCACGCTAAACTAACCAGGACCTACGCGAGTGATGGTCATAAGATAAAAGAGCCGGACATGGAGGGGCGTTACCTGGGGAGGCGGGATGGCTCGGGTCAGGAGGATGGCGTAGATGCAGACGAGGAGGACGAGAACAGCGACGACTCCGATGATGACATGCGTGGATACCAGCTACACAGTTCCAGCTCAGACAGTGAGGATGATACCGTGCATACAGTGCCGCTCATTATCTCAGATGATAGCAGTGCGAAGAACCTGAAGAGCTTGTTGAAACCCACCACGCTGAACATTCAGGCATCATCTTCACCGTTTCCTGTGAGGGGCAGTGAAGATCACTCCAGAAGATCTGTGTCTTTCTTTGATGATGTCACCGTCTACCTGTTTGACCAG GAGACCCCCACCAAGGAACTGGGTGACCACTCCTCAGGCTCACACAATCAGGCACCAGAGTTCAGCAGCCCAGTGCCCACTGCCAGCTACCTGAACCGGTTCACCAACTCTGAAAGCTCCACCGATGAAGAAG GTGGTGGTTTTGAGTGGGATGATGACTTCTCCACGGCGCCTGCCTTCCTGCCCAAGACGGATAAAGACCCCGTCTCGAAAACGATGTCCTCAACTGCAGCATCCCGCTTTTCCTCTCCGCCTCCCGCAGCAGGGCGCGTGCTGGAGCCCAGCTGGTCCGCCTCCTCGAACTACTCCCGCTTCTCCATCTCGCCGGCCAGCATCGCCAGCTTCTCCCTGACACATCTCACCGACTCTGACATCGAGCAAGGAG GGAGCAGTGAAGACGGAGAGAAGGACTAG